The segment GCCGGCCGTATCGCCCTGGTGCACAACGGCATCATCGAGAACCACGAGGATCTGCGCCACGAGCTCAAGGCCAAGGGCTATGTCTTCACCAGCCAGACCGACACCGAGGTGATCGCCCATCTGGTGGACCATTTCTACAACGGCGATCTGCTGGACGCCGTGCAGCAGGCCCTGGCGCGCCTGCGTGGCGCCTACGCCATTGCCGTGTTCTGCCGCGACGAGCCGCAGCGCGTGATCGGCGCCCGCGAGGGCTCGCCCCTGGTGCTGGGCGTGGGTGAGCAGGAGAACTTCCTGGCCTCCGACGCCATGGCCCTGGCCGGCGTGACCGACCAGATCGTCTACCTGGAAGAGGGTGATGTGGTGGATCTGCAGCTGGGCCGCTACTGGGTCAGCCGTCGCCATGCCGAGAGCGGCCGTTTCGAGGCTCAGCAGCGCGAGGTCAAGACCGTGCATGCCCACAGCGGCGCGGCCGAGCTGGGCCCCTATCGCCACTACATGCAGAAGGAAATCTTCGAGCAGCCGGTGGCCATCGCCAACACCCTGGACGCCGTCACCGGCATCAGCCCCGAGCTCTTCGGCGACGGCGCCTACCGCATCTTCAAGGAGGTGGACTCGGTCCTGATCCTGGCCTGCGGCACCAGCTACTACGCCGGCTCCACCGCCAAGTACTGGCTGGAGAGCATCGCCAAGATCCCCACCAGCGTGGAGATCGCCAGCGAGTACCGCTACCGCGACAGCGTGCCCAATCCGCGCACCCTGGTCGTCACCATCAGCCAGAGCGGCGAGACCGCCGACACCCTGGCCGCGCTCAAGCATGCCCGCGCCCAGGGCATGGAGCACACGCTGACGGTCTGCAATGTGAGCACCAGCGCCATGGTGCGTGAGTGCAAGCTGGCCTACATCACCCGCGCCGGTGCCGAGATCGGCGTGGCCTCCACCAAGGCCTTCACCACCCAGCTGGTGGGTCTGTTCCTGCTGACCCTGGCCCTGGCCCAGACCCGCGGCCATCTCGACGAAGCCCGTGAGGCCGAGCACCTCAAGGCCCTGCGCCATCTGCCGGTGGCCGTGCAGGCCGTGCTGGCGCTGGAGCCCCAGGTCATTGCCTGGAGCGAAGAATTCGCCCGCAAGGAGAATGCGCTCTTCCTGGGCCGCGGCCTGCACTACCCGATCGCGCTGGAAGGCTCGCTCAAGCTCAAGGAAATCAGCTACATCCACGCCGAGGCCTATCCGGCCGGTGAGCTCAAGCACGGTCCCCTGGCCCTGGTGACGGCCGAGATGCCCGTGGTGACCGTGGCGCCCAATGACGCGCTGCTGGAAAAGCTCAAGAGCAATATGCAGGAGGTGCGCGCCCGCGGCGGCCAGCTCTTCGTGTTTGCCGATGCCGACACTGCCATCGAAAGCGAGACCGGCCTGCATGTGATCCGCATGCCCGAGCACTACGGTGCGCTCAGCCCCATCCTGCACGTGATCCCGCTGCAGCTGCTGGCCTATCACACCGCCTGCGCTCGTGGCACCGATGTGGACAAGCCTCGCAACCTGGCGAAGAGTGTGACGGTGGAGTGAGGCAAGACCTGACCCCGACTGTGCTCTGTGCGCCAGAAGGTCGAAAACACGCGACCTGATGGGCAAGTGGCCATGTACTGCCCGGCTTGGACAGGCGGGCGCTGAACTTTGCCGGGCAGCAGGCGCTTGATGCCTCGATGGCGTCGGGCGCTGCTGCCATCGCGGTTTCTAGGCTCGGCCTGGTCCGTGTGGAAGTCTCGGTTCTGGCCCGGTCCGCGGTCACGCATTAGGCGTTTCCGGCCTGGCGTGTTACGCTGCCCGCATAGATTCGCGCAAGACCGTTTTCTTCTAAGGTCTTAACTGCAGCCCCGCTGGCCTCCCCAAGGCCTCTTCTCGCGAGCGGCTCGCTACAGCTCCCCCCGGCTGATTGCACTTGAGTGTTTCTGTCTCCGAAAGCCATGTCGGCCTCGGAGGATCGTGTTCATCCATTCGATTCAAAGGAAATCTCATGACGATTCAGACCGGCACCGTGAAGTGGTTCGACGACGGCAAGGGCTTTGGCTTCATCGCCCCCGCCGATGGCTCCAAGGACCTCTTTGCGCATCATTCCGACATTCAGTCCAGCGGTGGCTTCCGCACCCTCGCCGAGGGCGCCAATGTTGAGTTCGAGGTGCGTCAGGGCGCCAAGGGCCCCCAGGCCACCAATATTCGCGCGCTGTAATCGCTGCGCGAAGACAGCTTGATCGGCCGGCACCGATGGTGCCGCCGCCTGACCGCGCGACGGCGGTCAGGTTGATCAAGCCCATCAAGGCGCACGCCTCAAACCCGATGCAGAACAACAGTATTGAGGTGGGGCGTTTCCTTGTCTCACCCATGACTTCGCGGGGTAGCGACGGACTTTTCGTTGCCTCAGTTTCCATTCGTTCCGGACGTGGCATGGCCAGCGTGGATCGCGTTATGCGATTCAAGGCGAGCTTCGCAACGCCGACGGCTGCACTGAGCTATGCCACGGTCGAAGGCAAAGCCTGGGCCGAGCAGCATTGATCAGCGCCCTGTGCGGGCCGATCCCGCCGGAACCATTCGCTAGCATGCGCTGCCTGTGTGGCGCTCCAGAAGGAGGGCCACCATGGCCAAGGAAGAACTGATCGAGATGCGCGGCCTGGTCAACGAGGTGCTGCCCGATTCGCGGTTCCGTGTGACGCTCGAGAACGGGCATCAGATCGTGTGCTACTCCGGCGGCAAGATGCGCAAGCATCGCATCCGCGTGCTCGCGGGCGACAGCGTGTCGCTGGAAATGTCGCCCTACGATTTGACCAAGGGCCGCATCACCTTCCGCCATATCGAGCGCCAGGGCTCGTCGCCTGCCCAAAGAGCGGTTCGCCGCTGAGCGGCCATCACGCCGCTGCTGAAGGGCGGAAGGGCGGCGCGCGGCAGGACGAGCCCGTTACGGGCCTGGGCGGCACGCTGCCCTGACCCAGGCCCCGGCGCAAACCCAGGCTCGTGCCGCCGGCCGGGCCATCACCAGGGCAGCGGCACCGCCTCGCCATTGGCCTTTTCGCCGTAGTAGAGCGAAGGCAGGAAGCGGGACAGGAAGCTGAACTCGGTGTAGCAATGCCGCATCAGGGCCAGTCCCAGCGCCTCGCTGGGCGCGTGGGCCGCGTCGCCCGCGGCACCCGCATCGAGGCCCAGCACAAAGCGGCTGCGCAGCACGCAGCCAAAGGGCGTGTCCTTGGTGACGTGCAGCATCTGCCCGCTCATCGGATCGCCATGAGGATCTAGCCTGACCTGATCGCCGAAGCCGATGCGTGCCGCCACGATGGCCGACACCTGCTGGCGGGCGAAAGCCTCGTCCACGGCCTGCGGCGCAAAGACCTGGCGCGGGTCATGAAACTTGAGCTTGGCGCTCACGGGCGGAATCTCCGCCAGGGATTCGACCGCCGAGATGCTGGCGCCGTAGTAGCTCTCACCGCGCCGCCAATGGGCGTCCCAGCCCCGGTGTTCGATGTGATCGGCCGGGTGCCACCACTTGATGTGCTGCGTGGTCTCGAAGAAGGTGAACCACCAGTCCAGCATCCTGCCCTTGCAGCCATGCAGGTCGGTGCGCACCGCCACCAGCAGGCTACCGTCCGCCTGACGCTGCACGCCCATCTCCAGGGGCATGGGTGCGGGATCGAGCAAGGCGCTGTGGTCGAGCCAGGGTGTGGCGAACTGGGACATGATCTGTTCCTTTCGTGAATGACGAGTGGGCATGATATTGGAAACGTTAAACGTTTCCAATATTGCTGCCTGCAGCTCGCACAGATCTATTGCCCATGAGCGAACCCACCCAAGCACGGCGCGGACGACCGCCGCGACCGGAAGAAGAGACGAGACAGGCGCTGCTGCAAAGCGCCATGGACGTGCTGCTGGAAGGCGGCTACGAGGCGGCCACGATGGAGGCCATTGCCAAGCGCGCCGCCGTGGCCAAGAAGACCGTCTACCGCTACGCGCCCAACCGCGAGGCCCTGATCGGCCTGGCGGTGCGCCAGTGGACGGATGGCTATGCGTCCACCCTGCAGATCGAGCCGCGCGATGCCGACGATGTGCTGACCACCCTGCGGGCGATCCTGGACGACATCTGCCGGCATGTGCTGTCCGACACCGCGGTGCGCGTATTCCGGCTGCTGAGCAGCGAGTTCCCCGGCAAGCCGGAGATCCTGGCGCATTACCAGCGCAACGGCATCGAGCGCGGCCAGACCCTGCTGGCCGACTGGCTGGCCAAGCAGGCCAGCAAGGGGCTTGTGCACGCGCCCGCGCCGGCCGAGCTGGCCACGGTCATTCTGGCCATGGCCGTGGCCGAGCCACTGCGCCAGCGAGCCCTGGGGCTGATGCCCGCGCCGCCCGAGGGCGGCGTTGGCGCTCATCTCGAGGCATGCATGCGCGTGCTGGCGCGGCTGCTGCGGCCCGCGGCCTAGCTCAGGGCACCGGATGCCCCATGCTCGCTTCCCAGACCCGGTACCAGTCCTCGGCGGCGAGATCCAGCGTGAGGGCCGCCAGGGCCTCCTGCAGGGCTGCCACCCGGCGGCTGCCGGCAATCGGCACCGGCCGGCTGGGGTGGCGCAGGATCCAGGCATAGGCCAGGGTGGCGCTGGACACGCCGTACTGCACCGCCAGCTGCGCCAGCACGGCCTGCACGCGCCGCGCCTGCGCGTCCTCGCCGGTGAAGAGGCGCCCGCCCGCCAGGGGCGACCAGATCATGGGCCGCAGGCCCAGGCTCAGGCACTGGTCCAGCGTGCCGTCGGCCAGCGCGCCCATCTGCAGGGGCGAAAGCTCTATCTGGTTGGTCACCAGGGGCAGGCATTCATGCAGCAGGCTCAGCTGCGAGGGCCGGTGATTGGACACGCCGAAGTGCAGCACCTTGCCCGCGCGGCGCAGGTCCGCCAGCGTGTCGGAAAGCGCCTGCGGATCCATCAGAAAGTCGGGGCGGTGAATCAGCAGCAGGTCCAGATGGTCGGTGCGCAGGGCCCGCAGCGAGGCGTCCACCGAGGCCTGCACATGGGCGCGCGAGGTGTCGTAGGAATTGAGGCCGTGGCCGGGCCGGGCGCCGGAGACCAGCTTGATGCCGCACTTGCTCACCAGCTGCATCTGCTGGCGCAGCGAAGGCTGCAGGGCCAGGGCCTCGCCAAACAGCTGCTCCACCGTGTAGCCGCCGTAGATGTCCGCATGGTCAAAACTGCTCACGCCCAGATCCAGGCATTGCTGGATCCAGCCCAGGCGCTGCTGCGGGCTGAAGCCCCAGTCCGCCATGCGCCAAGCGCCGGCCACGATGGGCGAGAGCTGCGGGCCTTGCGGCGCCAGCAAGACGGGGGAGGGCAGGGCGCGGGACGAAGCACTCATGGCAGGCGGGGTGAGCAGAAAAAGCGACCGGGCGATGCCGGGGCCGCCAGTGTGCCTGCACTTGGGCGCGAGTGCAGACCGTGGCTGGCGCCCACGGCACGGCTCGAATGCCCCGGGGCCTGCGCGGGGCATGGGGCCGCGGCATCATGCCGCCTATGAACTCGCCCAGCTCCCCGCCGCGGGCCAGCGTGCCCGCGGCCCAGCCCACGGTCTATTTCGATGGCGCCTGCCCCGTCTGCCGGCGTGAGATCGCCTACTACCAGCAGCAGGCCGGCGCCGAGGGCCTGTGCTGGGTGGACGCCGCCGCCTGCACGCCCGAGGCCCTGGGGCCGGATCTGGCCCGGCCTCAGGCCCTGGCCCGCCTGCATCTGCGCCATACCGATGGCCGCCTGATCCAGGGCGCGGCGGCTTTTCTGCACCTCTGGGCGGCGCTGCCGCGCACCGCCCGCTGGGCGCGCTGGGCCCTGGCCCGCCCGCGCCTGGTGGCGCTGCTCGATCTGGCCTACGAGGGCTTTCTGCACCTGCGCCGTCTGTGGCGCCCGCGCTCGGGCCGCTGAGTCGGTGAACCACCGTATGGACCGCATGATCGATGCCGTGAAGGCCGGGGCCGCCTCCAGCGCCCGCCCCGAGGAACTGGCCCGCTTCGACGCCTGGAGCGCCACCTGGTGGGACCCGCGCGGTCCCATGCGCCCGCTGCATGTGACCCAGGCCCTGCGCGGCGCCTGGGTCATGGAGGCCGCGCAGCGCCATTTCGGCCGCCCGCTGGCCGGGCTGCGGGTGCTGGATGTGGGCTGCGGTGGCGGGCTGATGAGCGAGGCCCTGGCCCGCGCCGGGGCCCAGGTCGTGGGCCTGGACGCCTCGGTCGGCAATATCGGCGCCGCACGTCGCCATGCCGCCGCCGATCCGGCGCTGCAAGGCCGGCTGGACTACCGCCACGGCGAACCCGCCCAGGTGCTGGACCCCGCGGAACGCTTCGACCTCGTGCTGGTGCTCGAGGTGGTGGAGCATGTGCGCGACGTGCCGGACTTCGTGGCCCAGATCGCCCGCAGCGTGGCGCCCGGCGGCCTGCTGGTGGCCTCCACCATCAACCGCAGCTGGCGCAGTTGGCTGCTGGCCATCGTGGTGGCCGAATACCTGCTGCGCGTGCTGCCCATCGGCACGCACCGCTGGTCGCAGTTTGTGCGGCCCGAGGAGCTGGTCGCCGCGGCCCAGGGCGCCGGCCTGCGCCCCCTGCAGCGCCTGGGCATGCGCTATCTGCCGCTGCTGCATCGCGCGCACTGGACGCGCGATCTCTCGGTCAACTACCTGCTGAGCTTCGAGCGGCCGGCCTGATCTCTCGCTCCTTCTTGGGCGAGCCAGTCGGCATGCGCCTCGTCCAGCAGCGCCTCCAGGTCGGCGGCCGCATGACCCAGCTCGCGGCGCGCCAGGCGGTCATCGGCGATCAGCGGGCTGCTCAGGATGCGCGCCAGGCCGGGCGTGATGGCCGGTGGGCGGCCGCTCAGGCGGGCGCCGGCATCGGCCAGGGCCGCCATCAGGCGCAGCAGGGCGGCCGGGGCACGCTGGCGGGGCGGCTGGGTGCCCACGCGGCGGGCCACCGCGGCAAAGCAGTCCAGATAGGACGCGTCGGCCCCGCCCAGCACATAGCGGCGCGCGGGCGCGGCCAGCTCGGCGGCGCGCAGATGGGCGCGCGCCACGGCCGCGGCGCTGCAGAAGCTGGCCCGACCGCCCGGCGTCGGGCCCGAGAGCCGGCCCTGGGCCGCCTGGTCGAACAAGCGTATCCAGCCCCGCCGGTCATGGCGGCCCAGCAGATGGCCCGGATGCAGGCTGCACACACTCAGGCCCCGCTGGGCGGCGGCATCCAGGGCCGCCTCGGCCTGTCGCTTGCTGTCCAGATAGGGATTGGCGCGGGTGGACCGCGCATCCAGCCAGGGGCTGAGCTCGCTGATGGGGCCCTGGCTGCCGTCGAACAGACCCAGGGTGGAACACATCAGCAGGCGCCGCGTTCCGCGGGCCTCGGCGGCCGCGATCAGGGTCTGGGTGCTGCCGAGGTTGTCGCGCACAAGGGCGGCGCGATCACCGCGCCAGCTGCTGGTGTTGCCGGCCAGATGGAAGAGGGCGTCCACGCCCCCGGGCAGGGCCGCGTGCACGGCCCGGGCGTCTTCCAACGCGCCCTGGGCCAGCACCAGGCCGGCCCGAGGCCGCAGCCAGGGCGGCGGCGCGCCGCGCAGCAGGGCATGCACCTGCCAGCCTTCGGCCAGCAGCAGCTCCAGCAGATGCCGGCCCAGGAAACCGCCGGCCCCGGTGAGGAAGGCGCGGGGCTGGGCGTGAGAGGGGCTGGGCTTCAATCGATACTCCTTGGACGGGTGAGGGAAAGGCATGCCGGCCAGTCTGGCGACCGCGGCCTGCCGCCTGCCATCGCCGCAACACCGAGCTGCACGCATGCAAGACCTGAACTGGGATGACCTGAAACTGCTGATCGCCGTGGCGCGCCACGCCTCGCTGCAGGAGGCCGGCCGCACCCTGGGCCTGGCCACCACCACGCTCTCGCGCCGGCTGGCCGGCCTGGAGCGCGCGGTGGGCGCCCAGCTCATCCATCGCAGCCACGCGGGCACCCGGCTCACGCCCGCCGGCCAGCGCCTGCTGGACGCCATTACCCCGCTGAGCCTGGCCCTGCAGGCCAGCCTGCGCGACAGCGCCGGGGCCGATGCCGCCATGGCCGGCCCGCTGCGCCTGGCCCTGGTGGAGGGTCTGCTGCCCCGGGTGATGGAGGCCATCCAGAGCTTTCGCCTCCAGCATCCCGGCGTGAGCTTCGAGCTGGACGGCGGCTTTCGCAGCGTGGACATGAGCCGCGGCGAGGCCGATCTGGCCCTGCGCACCCTGCGTCCGGCCTCCGAGGGCCTGGTGCTGCGCCGCGTGGGGCGCATCGCCTATGGCGTCTACCGCAGCAGTGCCGGCCCGCAGCCGCGCGGCGCCCTGGCGGCGCAGCTGGCGCGCAGCGAGGGTGTGCTGCTGGGCGGCGAGCAGCTGGGCCTGAAGGAGAGCCGCTGGCTGCGCGCCCAGGTGCGCGGCATTGCGCTGCAGACGCCCACGCTGGATTCCCTGGTGGATGCCGTGCGGCGCGGCATCGGCGTGGGCGTGCTGCCCGACGCCCTGGCCGCGGGCGATGCGGGCCTGCGCCGCCTGGGGGACTGCGAGGCCGTGCCGCACAAGACCTTGTGGCTGGTGATGAACCGGCGCAGCGCCCAGCTGGCGCGGGTGCGCGCCTTTGCCGACCATGTGAGCGCCCATCTGCGCGCGGTCCTGCCGGCCGAGGCCTGAACGCGCCGCTTGTGCGTCCAGCGCCCAGCGGCCTGCTGCGGCGCTGGGAGATCGCGGCGGCGCTAGCATGGCGTTCCAGCCCAGCCCTCGCGGCCCGCACACCCCATTCCATGACGATCTCCTCCTCCACCGTGGCCGCCGGCCCCGGGCCGGCCGCGCTGTGGCCCGTGCATCTCAAGCTGGTCGGCATGGCCGCGCTCTGGGGCGGCTCCTGGCCCTGCGGCCGGGTGCTGGCCCAGTCCCTGCCGCCGCTCACCGCCGCGGCCTGGCGCTTCGGCATCGCCCTGGTCCTGCTGCTGCTGTGGATGGCGGCCAGCGGCGGCTTTGCGCGCCTGCGCGCGCTCTCGGGCCGGCAATGGGCCGGCCTGGCGGTGGGCGGGGCTCTGGGCGTGTTCGGCTACGCGGTCTTCTTCATGCTGGGCCTGGCCCAGGTGGCGGCCGGCCGCGCGGCCCTGGTGGTGACCACCAATCCGGTGGTGACCACCCTGATCGCCGCCTGGTGGTTTGGCGAGCGCCTGAACTGGAAGATTGGTGCAGGCATGGCCCTGGCTGCGGCCGGCGCCCTGGTGGTGCTCACCCATGGCGCGCCCTGGACCCTGTTCAGCGGCAGCGTGGGCTATGGCGAGCTGCTGCTGCTGGGCTGCGTGGCCACCTGGGTGGGCTACACCCTGATGGGCCGGCGCCTGCTGGTGGGCATCGATGCGCTCACCACCACCACGGTCACCGCGGGCTTCGGCCTGGTGATGCTGGTGGCGGCTGCCCTGGCCGTCGAGGGCCCCGTCGCCTTCATGAGCCCGCTGCAGGCCAGCGCCTCGGTGTGGGCCACCCTGGGCTTTCTCGCCGCCGGTGCCACGGTGCTGGCCTATGCCTGGTACTTCGAGGGCGTGGCCGCTCTGGGCGCGGGTGCGGCGGCCGGCTATATCAGCCTGGTGCCGGTCTTCGGCGTGCTCTTCGCCACGCTCTGGCTCGGCGAGCCGCTGGAAGCCTCCATCCTGGTGGGCGGTGTGCTGGCCGTGGCCGGCATGGCGGTGATGAACCGCGCGCGGCGCTGAGGCCGCAGCTCACGCCTCAGGGCAGGGCCAGGCTGGCCGCCTGGGCCGGGGCATGGTGGCCGTCCAGCCGCGCGGCCAGGCGCCGGTCGCGCGCCTGCACAAACTCCGAGGGCTGCAGCCAGGCCACCAGGCGCTCGCGCTGGGCCAGGGCATCGCGCTCGCCCAGGTCCATCAGGGCGCGGGTGTAGTCGGGCTCGAAGAGCAGATAGCTGGCCAGGGCGGCGCCCTTGGCATGGCCCTGGCGCGCGCCCGCGGCCTGCAGCAGCAGGCGCACCGCGCGCGGCAGGGCGTCGATATGCCGGGCGGCGATCTCGTCCAGGCGCTCGCTGGGCGAGATCACCAGGGCCTCCACCGGCCGCAGCGGATGCTGCTGGCGCATCTCCGGCGTGAGCATGGCCAGGGTGCGGTTGATGCGCTCCATGCGCTCGATGTCCACCGCCAGCGCGTCCAGGAAGATGCTGGAGAGAGCGTGGCCGGCCACCTGGGCCAGGCTGGGGTAGCGGGCGTCGTCCGCCTCGTCCATCTGCGGCTCGTGCATGCGGCCGGCGCCGATGATGAGCAGCTGCTGCGCCCCGAGGTGGATGGCGGGCGAGAGCGGCGCGCTCTGGCGCATGGAGCCGTCGCCATACCAGGCGCCGCGGCCGGCGTGGTGCAGGCGCGTGGCGGGAAAGATGAAGGGAATGGCCGAAGAGGCCAGCAGATGCTCGTGCACCAGCATGGCCGGCGCGGCCAGGCGCTGCATGCGCACCCAGGGTGCGATGGGGCTGCGGCTTTGGTAGAAGCTCACATGGTGGCCGCTGCTGTAGCTGGAGGCCGTGACCGCCAGCGCATGCAGATGGCGCCGCGCCAGCATCAGTGGCAGGCGGTGCATGGGGATGAGCTCGCGGATCAGTGCGGCCAGCGGTGTGTTGTCCAGCAGGGAGCGCGGACGCCAGCGGTGCAGGGCCCAGCCCATGGACATCAGGGTGAGCCAGCGCGCGCCATTGCCCATCAGGGAGAGGCTGTCGCAGCGGTAGACCTGGTGGGCGCGGAAGTGGGACCAGGTCTGCACCAGGCGCTGCACGCCCAGCTCGAAGTCATCCGCATGGCAGGCCAGGGCCGCGCCGTTGATGGCGCCGGCCGAGGTGCCGGAGATCACGCCGAAGGGATTGCGGCGCCGCGCGGTCTCGCTCAGCAGCTCGCGGCGCAGCGCGGCGATGGCACGCAGCACGCCCACCTGGTAGGCGGCGCGGGCACCGCCGCCGCTGAGTACCAGGCCGGTCAGGGGCAGCTCGTATTTCATGTCCCGGCTCCTTGGGCAGTGCCGCGGGCGGCTAGAAGAGCTCAATGCGCGGTCCGTTGGCCACGGCCAGCTCCACCGGCCGGGGCTCATGCAGCGCGATCACCTCGGCGCTGGCCGCGGGCCGGTCGCTGCGGCGCTGGTCCCCGGCGGCCAGCACATGGGCCACGCGCTGGGCGTGCATCACATAGTCCTGGGTCCACAGTTGCAGCAGTTCCTCCAGCTGCACCGGCGGCGGCGGGGCCTGGCCGTCGATCAGCTGGTAGAGCTGGGCGAAGTGGGTGGACAGGCCGCCCAGCGCGTTGTTGATCTGCTCCAGCAGCTGGCGGTTGATGTCCTGGAACTGCATATCACCCAGGGTGTCGATGATGTCCGAGGTGATGCGGTCCACGCCGCCATCCATGTCCTGCGAGAGCTGGCCCAGATAGGGCACGACCTCGCCCAGGGTGCGGCTCATGGTCTGGATGTGCTGGGCGATCTCGTCCAGCTGGGCCGCGGCGCTCTCGCCCATATTGGCCTCCAGCTGGCTGGCCTCGTGCGAGATGGCCTGGGCCGCCTGGCCGATGCCCGCATTGATCTGCTTGGCGGCCTCGGCCGTCTGGGTGGACAGGCGCCGCACCTCGGCCGCCACCACCTTGAAGCCCGCGCCCTCGGGGCCGGCGCGCGCGGCCTCGATGCCGGCATTGAGGGCGAGGAGGTTGGTCTGGAAGGCGATGTCCGAGATCATCTCGGCCAGCGGGGCCAGATGCCGCACCTGCTCGGCCGAGGCGCGCACCCGGTCCAGCAGGTTCTGGCGCGTCTGCTCGAACAGGGCCTGGTGACGCGCCAGCTGGCTCACCGCGGCGGCATGCTGGTCGGCCTGGCTCAGGCTGTCGGACGAGAGCTGCTCGGAGCGCGCCACCGCGGCCACGATGCGGTTGTGCAGATCGCCGGTCTCGCGGTGCACGCGGCTCAGGCGCTCGCCCATGTCCAGCACCGCGGTCTCCGAGGTCTGGATGGTGGCGTTGACCTGCTGAGTCAGCACCGCAAAGGCCTGCTGCAGCGAGGAGATGTCCTGGGTCACGAGGGCCGTGGGGAAGGCGGCAGCCTCGGCCTCGGCATGGCGGCGGCGCCATGAGCGCCAGCTGCGCAGGCCGTAGCCGGCGACCAGGCCCGCGCCGGCCCAGGCCAGGGGCAGCAGCGAGCCCTGGCAGCCCTGCTGCGCGGCCTGACCCAGGCCCAGCAGGGCCAGGGGTGTGGCCGCCATCAGCAGCAGGGGCAGGGGGCGGCGCCAGAAGCCTGGCGGGGCTGGCGTGGCGGCGGGCGCCGCGATGGGGTCTTGCTTGTCGTCCATGGTGGCACGCTCCCTGATCAGGCGCCCGGCAGCACCTGCCGGATCACTTGCAGCAAATCATTGCCGCCCACGGGCTTGACCAGCCAGCCGGTGGCGCCGTTGCGCTTGGCCTCGTCGCGCTTGTGCTGCTGGCTCTCGGTGGTGAGGGCCAGGATGGGCGTGAAGCGCAGCAGGCGCCGCGTCTCGCGGATCAGGGCCAGGCCGTCGAGCTTGGGCATATTGATGTCGGTGATCATCAGGTCGGGCTTGTAGCCGCCTTGCAGACGCTCCAGCGCGGCGCTGCCGTCGCTGGCGGTCTCGACCTCGAAGCCGCTGATCTGCAGGGTGTTGCGCAGGCTCATCAGCATGGTGGCCGAGTCGTCCACCAGAAAAATCTTCTTGCTCACGATGCACTCCTCGTGGAGGTGGCGGTGGGGGTGGGGGTGGGGGTGGGGTGGCCCAGGCCCAGCACCTGGCAGAGTCGGGGCGTGGGCGGGGCGGTCTTGATGGCGGGGCGCAGGGCCAGAAGGGTCTGCAGCACGGCGGTGTGCAGGCTCTCGCAGCGGCCCAGGTCCAGGCTGCGGCGGCGACCGGCGCGCAGCCATTGCTGCAGGCCTTCGGCGTCTTCGGCGCCCACATGGCCCTCCAGGCGGGCCAGGGTCTTGAGGTAGTGGATGGCCATCAGAGCAGCTCC is part of the Shinella sp. XGS7 genome and harbors:
- a CDS encoding response regulator, which produces MSKKIFLVDDSATMLMSLRNTLQISGFEVETASDGSAALERLQGGYKPDLMITDINMPKLDGLALIRETRRLLRFTPILALTTESQQHKRDEAKRNGATGWLVKPVGGNDLLQVIRQVLPGA
- a CDS encoding methyl-accepting chemotaxis protein, translated to MDDKQDPIAAPAATPAPPGFWRRPLPLLLMAATPLALLGLGQAAQQGCQGSLLPLAWAGAGLVAGYGLRSWRSWRRRHAEAEAAAFPTALVTQDISSLQQAFAVLTQQVNATIQTSETAVLDMGERLSRVHRETGDLHNRIVAAVARSEQLSSDSLSQADQHAAAVSQLARHQALFEQTRQNLLDRVRASAEQVRHLAPLAEMISDIAFQTNLLALNAGIEAARAGPEGAGFKVVAAEVRRLSTQTAEAAKQINAGIGQAAQAISHEASQLEANMGESAAAQLDEIAQHIQTMSRTLGEVVPYLGQLSQDMDGGVDRITSDIIDTLGDMQFQDINRQLLEQINNALGGLSTHFAQLYQLIDGQAPPPPVQLEELLQLWTQDYVMHAQRVAHVLAAGDQRRSDRPAASAEVIALHEPRPVELAVANGPRIELF
- a CDS encoding patatin-like phospholipase family protein, producing MKYELPLTGLVLSGGGARAAYQVGVLRAIAALRRELLSETARRRNPFGVISGTSAGAINGAALACHADDFELGVQRLVQTWSHFRAHQVYRCDSLSLMGNGARWLTLMSMGWALHRWRPRSLLDNTPLAALIRELIPMHRLPLMLARRHLHALAVTASSYSSGHHVSFYQSRSPIAPWVRMQRLAAPAMLVHEHLLASSAIPFIFPATRLHHAGRGAWYGDGSMRQSAPLSPAIHLGAQQLLIIGAGRMHEPQMDEADDARYPSLAQVAGHALSSIFLDALAVDIERMERINRTLAMLTPEMRQQHPLRPVEALVISPSERLDEIAARHIDALPRAVRLLLQAAGARQGHAKGAALASYLLFEPDYTRALMDLGERDALAQRERLVAWLQPSEFVQARDRRLAARLDGHHAPAQAASLALP
- a CDS encoding DMT family transporter; protein product: MTISSSTVAAGPGPAALWPVHLKLVGMAALWGGSWPCGRVLAQSLPPLTAAAWRFGIALVLLLLWMAASGGFARLRALSGRQWAGLAVGGALGVFGYAVFFMLGLAQVAAGRAALVVTTNPVVTTLIAAWWFGERLNWKIGAGMALAAAGALVVLTHGAPWTLFSGSVGYGELLLLGCVATWVGYTLMGRRLLVGIDALTTTTVTAGFGLVMLVAAALAVEGPVAFMSPLQASASVWATLGFLAAGATVLAYAWYFEGVAALGAGAAAGYISLVPVFGVLFATLWLGEPLEASILVGGVLAVAGMAVMNRARR
- a CDS encoding LysR family transcriptional regulator — its product is MQDLNWDDLKLLIAVARHASLQEAGRTLGLATTTLSRRLAGLERAVGAQLIHRSHAGTRLTPAGQRLLDAITPLSLALQASLRDSAGADAAMAGPLRLALVEGLLPRVMEAIQSFRLQHPGVSFELDGGFRSVDMSRGEADLALRTLRPASEGLVLRRVGRIAYGVYRSSAGPQPRGALAAQLARSEGVLLGGEQLGLKESRWLRAQVRGIALQTPTLDSLVDAVRRGIGVGVLPDALAAGDAGLRRLGDCEAVPHKTLWLVMNRRSAQLARVRAFADHVSAHLRAVLPAEA